A single genomic interval of Croceibacter atlanticus HTCC2559 harbors:
- the def gene encoding peptide deformylase: MILPIVAYGNPVLKKKAKDITKDYPKLDELIENMWETMYGAHGVGLAAPQVGLPIRLFVIDPSPFADDEELTEEERKQLTGLKKLFINPVITEETGDEWAFSEGCLSIPDVREDVFRQPDITIEYVDENFKAHTETYTGIAARVIQHEYDHIEGILFTDKLSSLKKRLIKGKLNNISKGKVDVDYRMKFPNLKKGR; encoded by the coding sequence ATGATTTTACCTATAGTAGCTTACGGAAATCCGGTTTTAAAGAAAAAGGCTAAGGACATTACAAAAGACTACCCAAAGCTTGATGAACTTATTGAGAATATGTGGGAAACTATGTATGGTGCACACGGCGTTGGCTTGGCTGCTCCTCAAGTGGGATTGCCTATACGTTTATTTGTAATAGATCCTTCTCCCTTTGCAGATGATGAAGAGTTAACTGAAGAAGAACGAAAACAATTAACCGGTTTAAAAAAGCTATTTATTAATCCTGTTATTACTGAAGAAACTGGAGATGAATGGGCCTTTAGTGAAGGTTGTTTAAGTATTCCAGATGTTAGGGAAGATGTGTTTAGACAACCAGATATTACAATTGAGTATGTAGATGAAAACTTTAAGGCACATACAGAAACGTATACAGGAATTGCAGCAAGAGTTATTCAACACGAATATGATCATATTGAAGGTATTTTATTTACAGATAAACTATCGTCATTAAAAAAACGTTTAATAAAAGGAAAACTTAATAATATTAGTAAGGGTAAAGTAGATGTAGATTACAGAATGAAATTTCCAAATCTTAAGAAAGGGAGATAA
- a CDS encoding DUF5606 family protein produces MSLDKILSISGKPGLYELKARTRAGFVAESLVDGKKMAVGAHNNVSMLSEIAIYTYSEEVPLREVFQKIAEKEDAKETISHKSSKKELENLFSEVLPEYDEDRVYISDIKKVIQWYNLLVKNNVTDFSETEASSEEE; encoded by the coding sequence ATGAGTTTAGATAAAATTCTTTCAATTTCTGGTAAGCCAGGTTTATATGAGTTAAAGGCACGTACAAGAGCAGGTTTCGTTGCAGAAAGTTTAGTAGATGGTAAGAAAATGGCAGTAGGTGCTCACAACAATGTAAGTATGTTAAGTGAGATAGCTATTTATACATATTCTGAAGAAGTTCCACTTAGAGAAGTGTTTCAGAAAATTGCAGAAAAAGAAGATGCTAAAGAAACTATTTCTCACAAGTCTTCTAAAAAGGAATTAGAAAACCTTTTCTCTGAAGTATTACCAGAATATGATGAAGATAGAGTATACATAAGTGATATAAAAAAGGTGATACAATGGTATAACCTTTTAGTTAAAAATAATGTTACAGATTTTTCTGAAACCGAAGCTAGCTCTGAAGAAGAGTAA
- a CDS encoding acyl-CoA dehydrogenase family protein, whose translation MESKELNKDMLRGGQFLVKETPCENIFTPEDFSEEQKMMRDSVKEFVDREIWPNKERFEKKDYALTEEIMRKAGELGLLGVAVPEEYDGLGMGFVTTMLVCDYISGATGSIATAFGAHTGIGTMPITLYGNEEQKKKYVPKLATGEWFGAYCLTEPGAGSDANSGKTKAVLSEDGTHYKITGQKMWISNAGFCNLFVVFARIEDDKNITGFIVENNPENGISMGEEEKKLGIHSSSTRQVFFNDTEVPVENMLSERGNGFKIAMNALNVGRIKLAAACLDAQRRVIDSAVKYANDRIQFKTPISQFGAIQQKLAEMATAAYVGESASYRAAKNIEDRIAIRMADGASHSEAELKGVEEYAIECSILKVAVSEDIQNCSDEGIQIYGGMGFSADTPMESAWRDARISRIYEGTNEINRMLAVGMLVKKAMKGQVDLLGPATAVGQELTGIPSFDTPDFSEVLSEEKDMIARLKKVFLMVAGSAVQKYGPQLEDHQQLLMSASNILIKVYMAESAILRTEKNIKRFGEDSQKEQLAMSKLNLYHAVDDIIKNAKEAIVSFAEGDEQRMMLMGLKRFTKYQNQPNVVALRKTIATTLTEANTYCY comes from the coding sequence ATGGAATCAAAAGAATTAAATAAAGATATGCTTCGTGGTGGGCAATTTTTAGTAAAAGAAACACCTTGCGAAAATATTTTTACTCCAGAAGACTTCTCTGAGGAGCAAAAAATGATGCGCGACTCTGTTAAAGAATTTGTAGACAGAGAAATTTGGCCAAATAAAGAGCGTTTTGAGAAAAAAGACTACGCACTTACAGAAGAAATCATGCGTAAAGCTGGTGAACTTGGTTTATTAGGTGTTGCTGTTCCAGAAGAGTATGATGGTTTAGGTATGGGCTTTGTAACTACAATGTTGGTATGTGATTATATTTCTGGCGCAACAGGATCTATAGCTACTGCGTTTGGTGCACATACTGGTATTGGTACAATGCCAATTACGTTATATGGTAATGAAGAGCAGAAGAAAAAATATGTACCGAAATTAGCTACTGGTGAGTGGTTTGGTGCCTATTGTTTAACTGAACCTGGTGCAGGTAGTGATGCCAATTCTGGAAAAACTAAAGCTGTTCTTTCTGAAGATGGTACACATTATAAGATTACTGGTCAAAAAATGTGGATTAGTAATGCAGGTTTCTGTAATCTATTTGTAGTTTTTGCTCGAATAGAAGATGACAAAAACATTACTGGTTTTATCGTAGAGAACAACCCTGAAAATGGTATCTCTATGGGTGAAGAAGAAAAGAAGCTAGGTATACACTCTTCTTCAACAAGACAAGTATTCTTTAATGATACTGAAGTCCCTGTTGAGAATATGTTATCTGAGCGTGGTAACGGATTTAAAATTGCAATGAATGCTTTAAACGTTGGCCGTATTAAGCTTGCTGCTGCGTGTTTAGATGCACAGCGTCGAGTGATAGACAGTGCAGTTAAGTATGCAAATGACCGTATACAGTTTAAAACTCCTATTTCTCAATTTGGAGCTATACAACAAAAATTAGCTGAAATGGCTACTGCTGCTTATGTAGGTGAAAGTGCTTCTTACAGAGCTGCTAAAAATATTGAAGACCGTATCGCTATACGTATGGCAGATGGTGCATCTCACAGTGAGGCAGAACTTAAAGGTGTTGAGGAATATGCAATTGAATGTTCAATTCTTAAAGTTGCCGTATCTGAAGATATTCAAAACTGTTCTGATGAAGGTATTCAAATTTACGGTGGAATGGGCTTTAGCGCAGACACACCAATGGAATCTGCTTGGAGAGACGCTCGTATTTCTCGTATTTACGAAGGAACCAATGAAATTAACAGAATGCTTGCAGTAGGTATGCTTGTAAAGAAAGCAATGAAAGGTCAAGTAGATCTTTTAGGACCTGCAACTGCAGTTGGCCAAGAGTTAACCGGTATTCCTTCTTTTGATACACCAGATTTTTCTGAAGTTCTTTCTGAAGAAAAAGATATGATTGCTCGTTTAAAGAAAGTATTTTTAATGGTAGCTGGTAGCGCTGTTCAAAAATATGGGCCACAATTAGAAGACCACCAACAATTACTTATGAGCGCTTCTAATATTCTAATAAAAGTATATATGGCAGAATCTGCTATATTAAGAACCGAAAAGAACATTAAGAGATTTGGTGAAGACTCTCAAAAAGAACAACTAGCTATGAGTAAGCTTAATCTTTATCACGCAGTTGATGATATTATTAAGAATGCTAAAGAGGCTATCGTATCTTTTGCTGAAGGAGACGAACAACGTATGATGTTAATGGGACTTAAGCGTTTTACTAAATACCAAAATCAACCTAACGTGGTTGCTTTACGTAAAACAATTGCCACAACCTTAACAGAAGCTAACACCTACTGTTACTAA
- a CDS encoding acetyl-CoA C-acyltransferase, whose amino-acid sequence MNTAYIVQAYRTAVGKAPRGVFRFKRPDELAAETIQFMMDKLPDFDKHRIDDVIVGNAMPEAEQGLNMARLISLMGLKIEDVPGVTVNRYCASGVETIAMATAKIQSGMADCIIAGGAESMSYIPMGGYKPVPDYKLAHKGHEDYYWGMGLTAEAVANEFKVSRDDQDEFAYNSHMKALKAQEENRFQDQIVPIDVEDTFVGDNGKKQTKTYTVNKDEGPRKGTNKEALAKLRPVFADGGSVTAGNSSQMSDGAAFVMVMSEAMVKELNLEPIARMVNFAAAGVPPRIMGIGPIKAIPKALKQAGLKQDDLDLIELNEAFASQSLAVIRELGLNKDIVNVNGGAIALGHPLGCTGAKLSVQLFDEMRKRNMKGKYGAVTMCVGTGQGACGIYEFLN is encoded by the coding sequence ATGAATACAGCATATATTGTACAAGCATATAGAACAGCAGTAGGAAAAGCACCTAGAGGCGTTTTTAGATTTAAACGCCCAGATGAGCTTGCTGCAGAAACCATTCAGTTCATGATGGATAAATTACCAGACTTTGACAAGCATCGTATAGATGACGTTATAGTTGGTAACGCAATGCCAGAAGCAGAACAAGGTTTAAATATGGCACGCCTTATTTCTTTAATGGGGTTAAAAATAGAAGATGTACCTGGCGTAACTGTTAATAGGTATTGTGCTTCAGGAGTAGAAACTATTGCTATGGCAACAGCTAAGATTCAATCTGGAATGGCAGATTGTATTATTGCTGGTGGTGCAGAAAGCATGAGTTACATACCAATGGGAGGCTATAAACCAGTACCAGATTATAAACTAGCGCACAAAGGTCACGAAGATTATTATTGGGGAATGGGATTAACAGCAGAAGCTGTTGCAAATGAATTTAAAGTATCTCGAGATGATCAAGATGAGTTTGCGTATAATTCTCATATGAAAGCCTTGAAAGCTCAAGAAGAAAATCGTTTTCAAGACCAGATTGTACCTATTGATGTTGAAGATACTTTTGTAGGTGATAATGGTAAGAAACAAACAAAAACATACACAGTTAATAAAGACGAAGGTCCGAGAAAAGGAACTAACAAAGAAGCTTTAGCAAAACTAAGACCTGTATTTGCAGATGGCGGTAGTGTAACTGCTGGAAACTCTTCACAAATGAGTGATGGTGCTGCATTTGTAATGGTAATGAGTGAAGCTATGGTTAAAGAACTAAATCTTGAACCTATTGCAAGAATGGTAAACTTTGCAGCAGCAGGCGTACCTCCTAGAATAATGGGTATAGGTCCTATTAAAGCTATTCCTAAAGCTTTAAAACAAGCAGGATTAAAACAAGACGATTTAGATTTAATTGAACTTAATGAAGCGTTTGCATCACAATCTCTAGCAGTTATAAGAGAGTTAGGCCTCAATAAAGATATTGTAAACGTAAATGGTGGTGCCATTGCACTTGGGCATCCACTAGGATGCACAGGAGCTAAATTAAGTGTACAGTTATTCGACGAGATGCGTAAACGCAATATGAAAGGAAAATATGGCGCCGTAACTATGTGCGTAGGTACAGGACAAGGTGCTTGTGGTATATATGAATTTTTAAATTAA
- a CDS encoding 3-hydroxyacyl-CoA dehydrogenase/enoyl-CoA hydratase family protein, with product MAKRRINKIAVIGSGIMGSGIACHFANIGVEVLLLDIVPRELNEKEKAKGLTLEDKVVRNRIVNDALQSSIKSKPAPLYHKDFASRISTGNLEDDIAKVKDVDWIIEVVVERLDIKKQVFENLEKHRTEGTLITSNTSGIPINLMSEGRSEDFQKHFCGTHFFNPPRYLELFEIIPGPKTSPEVLDFLNGYGEKFLGKTSIVAKDTPAFIGNRVGIFSIMSLFHMVKELDMTVEEVDKLTGPVIGRPKSATFRTVDVVGLDTLVHVANGIYDKCEEDERHDLFKLPEFIDTMMTNKWLGSKTGQGFYKKVKKDDGSSEILSLDLDTMDYRKKKSASFATLELTKSIDNVADRFKVLANGKDKAGEFYRKNFSALFAYASNRIPEISDELYKIDDAMKAGFGWEHGPFEIWDAIGVEKGIELMKAEGYEPAAWVNEMLDKGVKEFYDVRDGNTYYYGIPEKTHVKIPGQDSFIILDNIRKNKEVFKNSGCVVEDLGDGILNLEFRSKMNTIGGDVLNGLNRAIDIAEKDFDGLVVANQGKNFSVGANIGMIFMMAVEQEYDELNAAVKYFQDSVMRLRYSSIPTIVCPQAMTLGGGCEMTLHADKVVAAAESYIGLVEFGVGVIPGGGGSKEMALRAADTFEKNDVELNRLQEYFLAIGMAKVSTSAYEAYDTGILKHGKDIVVVNKKRQIAIAKQQARMMADLGYTQPVKRTDVKVLGKQAMGMFLVGTDSMEAGKYISEHDKKIANKLAYVMAGGDLSEPNYVSEQYLLDLEREAFLSLAGERKTLERLQHMIQKGKPLRN from the coding sequence ATGGCAAAACGCAGAATAAATAAAATTGCAGTTATAGGATCAGGTATTATGGGAAGCGGTATAGCTTGCCATTTTGCTAATATCGGAGTAGAAGTTTTACTTCTGGATATTGTTCCTAGAGAACTAAATGAAAAGGAAAAAGCTAAAGGATTAACCCTTGAAGATAAGGTTGTAAGAAACCGTATTGTAAATGATGCATTACAATCTTCAATAAAATCTAAACCAGCTCCATTATATCATAAAGATTTTGCAAGTAGAATTTCTACTGGAAATCTTGAAGATGATATTGCTAAAGTAAAAGATGTAGATTGGATTATTGAGGTTGTTGTCGAGCGTCTTGATATTAAGAAACAAGTCTTCGAAAACTTAGAAAAACATAGAACAGAAGGAACTTTAATTACATCTAACACTTCAGGAATACCTATAAACTTAATGAGTGAAGGTAGAAGTGAAGATTTTCAAAAACATTTCTGTGGGACACACTTCTTTAACCCACCAAGATATTTAGAGTTATTCGAAATTATTCCAGGTCCTAAAACTTCACCAGAAGTATTAGATTTCCTAAATGGATATGGCGAAAAGTTTTTAGGAAAAACATCTATCGTAGCTAAAGACACACCTGCATTTATAGGAAACCGAGTTGGCATCTTTAGTATCATGAGCCTTTTCCACATGGTTAAGGAATTAGACATGACTGTTGAAGAAGTAGATAAGTTAACAGGACCTGTAATAGGAAGACCAAAATCTGCCACATTTAGAACAGTTGATGTTGTTGGCCTAGACACGTTAGTACATGTTGCCAATGGTATATATGACAAATGTGAAGAAGACGAGCGTCATGATCTATTTAAGCTTCCAGAGTTCATAGATACTATGATGACCAATAAATGGTTAGGAAGTAAAACCGGACAAGGTTTTTACAAAAAAGTAAAAAAAGACGATGGTTCAAGTGAAATCCTTTCTTTGGATTTAGATACTATGGACTACCGCAAGAAGAAAAGTGCATCTTTTGCAACCTTAGAGTTAACAAAATCTATAGACAATGTTGCAGATCGCTTTAAAGTTCTAGCAAATGGAAAAGATAAAGCAGGTGAATTTTATAGAAAGAATTTCTCTGCACTTTTTGCATACGCTTCAAATAGAATTCCAGAAATCTCTGATGAATTATATAAGATAGATGATGCTATGAAAGCAGGTTTTGGATGGGAACATGGCCCATTTGAAATTTGGGATGCAATTGGTGTTGAAAAAGGAATAGAATTAATGAAAGCAGAAGGTTATGAACCAGCTGCTTGGGTTAATGAAATGTTAGACAAAGGTGTAAAAGAATTTTACGATGTAAGAGATGGTAACACCTATTACTATGGCATTCCTGAGAAAACACATGTAAAAATACCAGGTCAAGACAGCTTTATCATATTAGATAACATTAGGAAGAACAAAGAAGTCTTTAAAAATTCAGGCTGTGTTGTAGAAGATCTTGGTGATGGTATCTTAAACTTAGAGTTTAGAAGTAAAATGAATACTATTGGTGGAGACGTTCTTAATGGACTTAACCGAGCAATAGATATTGCCGAAAAAGACTTTGATGGTCTTGTAGTTGCCAACCAAGGCAAAAACTTTTCTGTTGGTGCAAATATCGGGATGATTTTTATGATGGCTGTAGAGCAAGAATATGATGAGCTAAACGCTGCAGTGAAATACTTCCAAGACTCTGTTATGCGCTTACGCTACTCTTCTATCCCAACAATTGTTTGCCCTCAAGCAATGACATTAGGTGGTGGTTGCGAAATGACACTTCACGCAGATAAAGTTGTAGCAGCAGCAGAAAGTTATATTGGTTTAGTAGAGTTTGGAGTTGGTGTAATTCCTGGTGGTGGTGGCTCAAAAGAAATGGCGCTAAGAGCAGCAGATACTTTTGAGAAAAATGATGTAGAGCTTAACAGACTTCAAGAATACTTCTTAGCAATAGGAATGGCAAAAGTTTCAACATCTGCTTATGAAGCTTATGATACAGGTATCTTAAAACATGGTAAAGATATAGTTGTGGTTAATAAGAAACGTCAAATTGCAATTGCTAAGCAACAAGCAAGAATGATGGCAGACTTAGGTTACACACAACCTGTAAAGAGAACCGATGTAAAAGTACTAGGTAAACAAGCAATGGGAATGTTCTTAGTAGGAACAGACTCTATGGAAGCCGGTAAATATATAAGTGAACATGATAAGAAAATTGCCAACAAATTAGCTTACGTTATGGCTGGTGGTGATTTATCTGAACCTAACTACGTAAGTGAGCAATACCTATTAGACTTAGAGCGCGAAGCATTCTTAAGTCTTGCCGGAGAACGCAAAACATTAGAACGATTACAACACATGATTCAAAAAGGAAAACCTTTAAGAAACTAA
- a CDS encoding MarR family winged helix-turn-helix transcriptional regulator, translated as MREKTIDYVLRATWMAVSKMYNEQASKVDSTMATGFTLISIDPDEGTPSTSLGPKMGMEATSLSRTLKSMEQRGLIERKKNPLDGRSVIITLTDYGHEMREYSKSVVLSFDEAINKNISDEDLATFKKVANKMLDLISSKKIYN; from the coding sequence ATGAGAGAAAAAACTATTGATTACGTATTAAGAGCTACCTGGATGGCAGTTTCTAAAATGTATAATGAGCAAGCAAGTAAGGTAGATAGTACCATGGCAACAGGGTTTACACTTATAAGTATAGATCCAGATGAAGGCACACCATCAACATCTCTTGGGCCTAAAATGGGAATGGAAGCTACCAGCTTGTCTCGAACATTAAAATCTATGGAACAACGTGGTCTTATAGAGCGTAAAAAAAACCCACTAGATGGTCGCAGTGTCATCATAACGCTTACAGACTATGGTCATGAAATGCGCGAGTATTCTAAAAGCGTTGTCCTAAGTTTTGATGAGGCTATCAATAAAAATATTTCAGATGAAGATTTAGCAACGTTTAAAAAGGTAGCCAATAAAATGCTAGACCTCATCTCTTCAAAAAAAATTTACAACTAA
- a CDS encoding AMP-dependent synthetase/ligase, protein MTDIKRLFDFPYYTLKKYNLEKALVTKYDGKWVATSSQEFVDKGNQLSRGLLKLGVKPNDKIAIISTNNRTEWNIVDMGVLQIGAQDVPIYPTISEEDYEYVLNHSESTYCFVSDEEVLNKVNKIKANVPSLKEVYTFDSINGAKNWDEVLKLGEDKTNQEEVETLMANVKEDDLATLIYTSGTTGRPKGVMLSHKNIVSNALASATRLPLNQGNEKALSFLPVCHIYERMLQYLYQYKGVNIYFAESLETISDNLKEVQPQVMSAVPRLLEKVYDKIIAKGTDLTGVKKALFFWAVELGLKYEPYGQNGWWYEQKLKVARKLIFSKWQEALGGNLKAIASGSAALQPRLARVFNAGGVPVMEGYGLTETSPVVSVNDMRDGGLRIGTVGKLLPDVEVKIADDGEILVKGPNVMLGYYKDTEKTDEVLKDGYFHTGDIGEVDKDGFLKITDRKKEMFKTSGGKYIAPQLLENKMKQSRFIEQIMVVGEGEKMPAALIQPNFEFLEDWAKKKHFNIGSTNKEIAENEEVVKRIQEEVDFYNQSFGHWEKIKRFELTPDVWSIEEEHLTPTMKLKRRVVKEKYLDLYNKIYDHK, encoded by the coding sequence ATGACAGACATCAAAAGACTTTTTGACTTTCCATATTATACTTTAAAAAAATACAATCTTGAAAAAGCACTTGTAACAAAGTATGATGGTAAATGGGTAGCAACATCTTCTCAGGAATTTGTTGACAAAGGAAACCAATTAAGCCGCGGCCTATTAAAGCTTGGCGTAAAACCTAACGACAAGATTGCCATCATTTCTACAAACAATAGAACAGAATGGAATATTGTAGATATGGGTGTTTTACAAATTGGAGCGCAAGACGTTCCTATATATCCTACAATTTCTGAAGAAGATTATGAGTATGTTCTAAATCATAGCGAAAGCACCTATTGCTTTGTGTCTGATGAGGAAGTATTAAATAAAGTAAATAAAATTAAAGCAAATGTTCCTTCATTAAAAGAAGTGTACACTTTCGACTCTATTAATGGCGCTAAAAATTGGGATGAAGTTTTAAAACTTGGGGAAGACAAAACCAATCAAGAAGAAGTTGAAACGCTAATGGCCAATGTTAAAGAAGACGATTTAGCTACTTTAATATACACTTCTGGAACAACAGGAAGACCAAAAGGTGTAATGCTGTCTCACAAAAATATTGTTAGCAATGCATTAGCAAGTGCTACAAGACTACCTCTTAATCAAGGTAATGAAAAAGCATTAAGTTTTCTTCCCGTATGTCATATATACGAGCGCATGCTACAATACCTATATCAATACAAAGGTGTTAACATTTATTTTGCTGAATCTTTAGAAACTATAAGCGACAACTTAAAAGAAGTTCAGCCTCAAGTAATGTCTGCTGTACCAAGACTTCTTGAGAAAGTTTACGATAAAATTATAGCTAAAGGAACAGATTTAACTGGCGTCAAAAAAGCATTATTTTTCTGGGCTGTTGAGCTTGGTCTAAAATATGAACCTTACGGCCAGAACGGTTGGTGGTATGAGCAAAAATTAAAAGTAGCCCGCAAACTTATCTTTAGCAAGTGGCAAGAAGCTCTTGGTGGCAATTTAAAAGCTATTGCCTCTGGAAGTGCTGCTTTACAACCAAGATTAGCAAGAGTCTTTAACGCCGGCGGTGTTCCTGTTATGGAAGGATACGGATTAACAGAAACAAGTCCAGTAGTATCTGTAAACGATATGCGTGATGGCGGTCTTAGGATTGGGACAGTAGGTAAACTATTACCAGACGTTGAAGTTAAAATTGCAGACGATGGTGAAATATTAGTAAAAGGTCCTAATGTGATGTTAGGATACTATAAGGACACAGAAAAAACTGATGAAGTTTTAAAAGACGGTTATTTTCATACAGGTGATATAGGTGAGGTAGATAAAGATGGCTTCCTTAAAATTACCGACCGCAAAAAAGAAATGTTTAAAACCTCTGGCGGAAAATATATTGCACCACAATTGCTAGAAAACAAAATGAAACAATCACGTTTTATAGAGCAAATTATGGTTGTAGGTGAAGGCGAAAAAATGCCAGCAGCTTTAATTCAACCTAATTTTGAATTCTTAGAAGATTGGGCTAAAAAGAAACATTTTAATATTGGTAGTACCAATAAGGAAATTGCAGAAAATGAAGAAGTTGTAAAACGCATTCAAGAAGAAGTAGATTTTTACAACCAAAGCTTTGGTCATTGGGAAAAAATTAAACGTTTTGAACTTACACCAGACGTTTGGAGTATAGAAGAAGAACACCTCACTCCTACTATGAAATTAAAACGTAGAGTTGTAAAGGAAAAGTACTTAGATCTTTATAACAAAATTTACGATCATAAATAA